The following proteins are co-located in the Pochonia chlamydosporia 170 chromosome 6, whole genome shotgun sequence genome:
- a CDS encoding GLEYA adhesin domain-containing protein (similar to Metarhizium robertsii ARSEF 23 XP_007824310.1), whose translation MRNIFAGAIVAALAVTSVAHGVHVNRALQARHETCPETKTVTETHTVTDCKTVTVTEIGSCTTTRDASTTTKSTATQSTTTKTTPTPTKCPAPPACNNLGFDWAYYNNSARNDDKTYSKFRPETYKRVTPLYVGTTRYVGGLYGQQGGKDPTGRIYGSTKNLKLDFFALNHHAYFYACEAGTYTIDIRYANDAVFVWTGAKAYKGWTDENADAKARYNQPDHIAGRANFKVQTPADTYVPIRFVYGQAQYGGGFYFIVTTPSGQVIVSDTDKDSPYVVRHSCDGVKAPKYLPFGNER comes from the coding sequence ATGCGGAACATCTTTGCTGGGGCTATTGTGGCAGCACTGGCTGTGACCAGCGTTGCCCATGGCGTACATGTCAATCGTGCACTACAGGCTCGACATGAGACTTGTCCAGAAACCAAGACGGTAACAGAAACACATACTGTCACGGATTGTAAGACCGTAACTGTTACTGAGATTGGATCTTGCACAACCACAAGAGATGCATCTACAACCACCAAGTCCACAGCTACACAATCTACAACCACGAAGACCACGCCTACACCAACCAAGTGTCCTGCTCCCCCAGCATGCAACAACCTGGGCTTTGACTGGGCCTACTACAACAACTCTGCCCGTAATGACGACAAGACCTACTCTAAATTTCGACCAGAGACTTATAAACGCGTGACCCCCCTTTATGTCGGGACAACGCGGTATGTCGGAGGTCTTTACGGCCAACAGGGGGGCAAGGACCCGACGGGACGCATCTACGGCTCCACGAAGAACCTCAAGCTAGACTTCTTCGCTCTGAACCATCATGCGTATTTCTATGCTTGCGAAGCCGGCACCTACACTATCGACATTCGCTATGCTAATGATGCAGTGTTCGTGTGGACAGGCGCAAAGGCTTACAAAGGTTGGACTGATGAGAACGCTGATGCCAAAGCGAGGTACAACCAGCCGGATCATATCGCCGGTCGGGCGAATTTCAAAGTTCAGACTCCGGCTGACACGTACGTGCCCATTCGATTTGTCTATGGACAAGCACAGTATGGGGGCGGGTTTTATTTCATTGTTACTACTCCTTCCGGTCAGGTTATTGTTAGTGATACAGACAAAGACAGTCCTTATGTTGTCAGGCACTCGTGCGACGGGGTCAAGGCGCCAAAATATTTGCCTTTTGGGAATGAAAGATAG
- a CDS encoding ankyrin repeats (3 copies) domain-containing protein, with translation MASTEHLLSLLNQTSFSRADCELGLRGKALPAHLGNSTVRLSVVSGIRQHVAFATSDIVSDLCRIPGQEVFMRARNARLIMSDYVPSLEQMPNKDSYPYCIWYPDVASEDTYRRVAAAFPDMRYQVGRACAVAGYAKLYCELDLLPDPCIAEEAREAANEGSRNIFEHIMAMPTRYGVMNDYNLTIELKSPKPGACLNADTAVLATLRTRRKIADGLGIRPWRYFNITEDWGVGEEHIKPDKVKLSDAEVALLESPLPFDLPTMHKDLLILVAAYEGNVDRYARLRRPGRAVEYEFHCLVPGVYRSTSMALWLSRNPDIMHAIAGSWDDEEEPALRRAINARHVMNNDTHRLLDAKPPVPDDELPYWIWYPNMPSSATLYALAKARPAMRPQCVRASIAAGNRKLYSWLMDMDDEAPSDNVDHTSPVVDVCVIKEAEASPERDFFVADLKRRQRERGLVPFKRCYDEWKKEIPWKMGDIGSNLIMASLPDDGSCIVHADQDWGIWESLGAELGRVRLHLSTPLEERQRNSYKAVVRLLLDNSVSIEAKDSQYGQTLLLWASRNGHEAAVRLLLEKGANCNAKNEDGRTPLWWAARDGHEAIVRLLLENGADADAKDEDGRTSVWWAAPNRHGTIVRLLHMKSR, from the exons ATGGCCTCGACGGAACATCTTTTGAGTCTTCTAAATCAAACATCCTTCAGCAGAGCCGACTGTGAGTTGGGGCTTCGAGGCAAGGCACTGCCAGCGCATTTGGGTAATAGCACTGTGCGACTGAGTGTAGTGAGCGGCATTCGTCAGCATGTTGCTTTCGCCACGTCCGATATAGTCTCAGATCTCTGTCGCATTCCAGGACAAGAGGTATTTATGCGAGCTCGCAATGCCCGCTTGATTATGAGCGACTACGTGCCTAGCCTTGAGCAGATGCCTAACAAGGACTCCTACCCATACTGCATCTGGTATCCTGATGTTGCTAGTGAAGACACATACCGAAGAGTTGCTGCGGCGTTCCCAGACATGCGATACCAAGTTGGCCGAGCCTGCGCAGTCGCGGGGTATGCCAAACTCTATTGTGAGCTTGATCTGCTCCCCGATCCATGCATCGCAGAGGAGGCGCGAGAGGCGGCCAACGAGGGTTCCCGCAATATCTTTGAGCACATCATGGCCATGCCTACGCGCTATGGGGTCATGAATGACTATAACCTGACGATTGAGCTCAAGAGCCCTAAACCCGGCGCCTGCTTGAATGCCGACACGGCAGTGCTCGCCACTCTTAGGACACGTCGGAAAATCGCCGACGGCCTTGGCATTCGACCATGGAGATACTTTAACATTACCGAAGATTGGGGTGTTGGCGAGGAGCACATAAAACCGGACAAGGTTAAGCTCAGCGACGCTGAAGTTGCTCTGCTTGAGTCTCCATTGCCATTTGATCTTCCAACTATGCATAAAGATCTGCTTATCCTAGTAGCTGCCTATGAGGGTAATGTCGACCGATATGCCCGTCTCCGTCGCCCTGGTCGCGCCGTGGAATACGAGTTCCACTGCTTGGTGCCTGGAGTCTATCGAAGCACCTCCATGGCGCTCTGGCTTAGCCGAAACCCGGACATTATGCATGCAATTGCGGGTAgttgggatgatgaggaggagccgGCTCTAAGGAGAGCCATCAACGCCCGGCATGTTATGAACAATGACACGCATCGTCTCCTGGATGCTAAGCCGCCCGTGCCTGATGATGAGCTGCCGTACTGGATCTGGTACCCGAATATGCCGTCAAGTGCGACACTGTACGCACTGGCTAAGGCTCGACCAGCTATGCGACCACAGTGCGTACGTGCCAGCATTGCCGCCGGCAATCGTAAGTTGTATAGTTGGCTTATGGATATGGACGACGAGGCACCTAGCGACAACGTTGACCACACTTCTCCGGTAGTGGATGTCTGTGTTATTAAGGAGGCAGAAGCTAGCCCGGAGCGTGACTTTTTCGTGGCTGATCTAAAGAGGCGGCAGCGAGAGCGCGGGCTTGTGCCATTTAAACGCTGTTATGATGAATGGAAAAAAGAGATCCCTTGGAAAATGGGAGACATTGGTTCCAACTTGATAATGGCTTCTCTGCCTGATGACGGCTCGTGCATCGTGCATGCCGATCAAGATTGGGGTATATGGGAAAGCCTTGGGGCAGAGTTAGGCCGGGTACGTCTGCATCTCAGCACTCCTCTGGAAGAGAGGCAGAGG AATAGCTATAAAGCGGTTGtgcggctgctgctcgaCAACAGCGTTAGCATTGAGGCGAAGGACAGCCAGTATGGGCAGACACTACTGTTGTGGGCCTCAAggaacgggcacgaggccgcCGTGCGGCTGCTACTCGAGAAGGGTGCTAACTGTAACGCGAAAAACGAAGATGGGCGGACGCCGCTATGGTGGGCTGCCCGAgacgggcacgaggccatcgtGCGACTTCTGCTCGAGAATGGTGCCGACGCCGACGCTAAGGACGAAGATGGTCGGACGTcggtctggtgggctgcCCCGAACCGCCACGGGACCATCGTCAGGCTGCTACATATGAAATCTCGGTAA
- a CDS encoding Zn(II)2Cys6 transcription factor (similar to Beauveria bassiana ARSEF 2860 XP_008593769.1) gives MELRRPSLAEKLSPTYSHDATSPVDLGSPSSVTSVKREQIATSPTGDLTAPTSSPGTPKFELYQRVVLFPDLSRLEMCLLDAAFHKQMNVDKYLIGPSFREQHLQAFADHLDAGMIHLKDAFIACASVLVGDQQLQQLALGQQIGFRRAAAAVASLRSSAVTVHRDHDLSVILILGVAMVTFAFHNDVGAPEPMCSYILGLVKSYCRDSHSLKRCLGDNGLAFLVCLLGTETESCLIKCEVPTLQIRVYEIDQCVDRFIGVSLPMLAYYYDVCELAKKARSSRTRSNGELKPSIWRALKRLECHIEKWQPAVPTDFLTGRFAPAEVTLMLTQSKILRLTGLLILHRLKHAYGSQDGKAIAISSTILSELETVLRLTGRSVPFAEMPHLAASFEVNSLADRRDQLAKSDAIVDFSPFVCVEHKAWLASFWAVRDRMGDAKCIYWDDVQTYIACAA, from the coding sequence ATGGAACTTCGCCGGCCGTCACTCGCCGAGAAGTTGTCTCCTACCTATTCTCATGATGCTACATCGCCAGTCGACCTCGGGTCGCCGAGCTCAGTCACATCAGTCAAGAGGGAACAAATAGCCACATCGCCAACCGGCGACCTGACAGCCCCGACATCGAGTCCAGGAACGCCAAAGTTCGAGTTGTACCAGCGAGTCGTCCTGTTTCCCGATCTGAGTCGCCTCGAAATGTGTCTACTAGATGCCGCTTTTCATAAGCAGATGAACGTGGACAAGTACCTCATTGGGCCGAGTTTTCGAGAGCAGCACCTGCAAGCATTCGCCGACCATCTTGACGCCGGAATGATTCACCTGAAAGATGCATTTATCGCCTGCGCTTCAGTTCTTGTTGGAGACCAACAACTACAACAGCTCGCGTTGGGTCAACAAATTGGATTCAGGCGAGCCGCTGCGGCAGTAGCTTCTTTGCGTTCCTCTGCGGTCACTGTCCACCGTGATCATGACCTGTCCGTTATATTAATACTGGGCGTCGCAATGGTTACATTTGCATTCCATAACGATGTTGGGGCGCCAGAACCCATGTGCAGCTACATTCTTGGCCTGGTAAAGTCGTATTGCCGGGACAGTCACTCGCTGAAGCGCTGTTTAGGAGACAATGGCCTTGCGTTTCTCGTGTGCCTCTTGGGGACTGAAACAGAGTCATGTCTGATCAAGTGCGAAGTTCCTACCCTCCAAATCAGAGTGTATGAGATTGATCAATGTGTCGATCGGTTCATTGGAGTGTCATTACCCATGCTTGCATATTATTACGACGTCTGcgagctggccaagaaggcccGATCCAGCAGGACAAGGAGCAATGGGGAGTTGAAGCCGAGCATTTGGCGTGCTCTGAAGCGATTGGAATGCCACATTGAGAAGTGGCAGCCAGCAGTGCCCACGGATTTTCTCACAGGTCGATTTGCTCCGGCAGAGGTTACTCTGATGTTGACACAATCCAAGATCCTCCGTCTGACTGGCTTGCTGATACTTCACCGACTGAAACACGCCTATGGCAGCCAGGATGGAAaggccattgccatttccaGTACGATCTTGAGCGAGTTGGAAACCGTGTTGCGATTGACTGGACGATCGGTGCCATTTGCAGAGATGCCACATCTCGCAGCTTCCTTTGAGGTCAACAGCCTGGCGGATAGGAGAGaccagctggccaagtcgGATGCCATTGTGGACTTTTCCCCGTTTGTTTGTGTCGAGCACAAAGCCTGGTTGGCGTCATTCTGGGCTGTCAGGGACAGGATGGGCGATGCAAAATGTATATACTGGGACGATGTGCAAACGTACATCGCATGCGCGGCATAG
- a CDS encoding major facilitator superfamily transporter (similar to Cordyceps militaris CM01 XP_006667123.1), producing the protein MNHTADEPPPRDPDFWVPGTIALKDLHRPTDEVILHPVPTTNPNDPLNWASWRKNINFALVSFYVLLTFVQLDIGFTAWEQYQDELGFSIDLLNAGAAINYGGLAIGCIFFVPLVHKFGRRPLYIFSTVLQLVSCVWYAVTETKGDFIGSNLLSGLGGAISETIVQITIADLFFVHHHALMNGYYLFFTFTGAYLGPVASGYIVDSQGWRWMWWWCVILFGINLVLILFLFEESKFVNNISTGIDVEPIRSQSVGDEKHSEAEAADHVEWNRSVIQVDHSIPLNSYRQRMAWVTNSKTDLLHDLYQPVVLLFTFPAITYTALTFGSLLAWFAILTSVQATYMFDAPYNFSAAGVGLMNLAPFIGSIPGIFLGGWMNDKSILWLARRNDGIYEPEMRLWLALPMSLVTPAGILMCGVGLAYGLPWPLVAVGYGIFGFGLVVAGDIALSYAMDCYHDIIGNALVGVIFTRNAFSVVVLFALTPWITGMGLRNVHILVSVLCFTILLIPLVLLRWGKKFRAASAKAYKNYASRQPTTRDV; encoded by the exons ATGAATCACACAGCCGACGAACCACCCCCTCGCGACCCTGACTTCTGGGTTCCCGGTACAATTGCCCTCAAAGATT TACATCGTCCCACTGACGAAGTAATCCTACATCCCGTCccaaccaccaaccccaACGACCCTCTCAATTGGGCATCATGGCGCAAAAATATTAATTTCGCCCTCGTCTCCTTCTACGTGCTTCTGACCTTTGTCCAGTTGGACATTGGTTTCACAGCCTGGGAGCAGTACCAAGACGAACTAGGTTTCTCAATTGATCTCCTGAACGCCGGCGCAGCCATCAACTACGGCGGCCTGGCTATCGGCTGCATCTTCTTTGTGCCTCTCGTCCACAAGTTTGGACGGCGACCACTATACATCTTCAGCACAGTCCTGCAGCTTGTATCTTGCGTGTGGTATGCTGTGACGGAGACGAAAGGCGACTTTATCGGCAGCAACCTCCTCTCCGGTCTCGGCGGCGCCATCAGCGAGACTATTGTGCAAATCACCATTGCGGACTTGTTCTTCGTGCATCACCATGCTCTCATGAACGGTTATTACCTGTTCTTCACCTTTACCGGTGCCTACCTTGGCCCCGTGGCATCAGGGTACATCGTCGATAGCCaaggatggcgatggatgtggtggtggtgcgtCATTTTGTTTGGCAtcaacttggtcttgattctttttcttttcgaGGAGTCCAAGTTTGTCAATAATATTAGCACCGGAATCGACGTTGAGCCGATTCGATCTCAGTCGGTTGGGGATGAGAAGCACTCTGAGGCAGAGGCCGCTGATCACGTAGAATGGAATAGGTCGGTTATCCAGGTCGACCACTCTATTCCCCTCAACAGCTACCGCCAGCGCATGGCGTGGGTCACAAACAGCAAGACGGACTTGTTGCACGATCTCTATCAGCCTGTGGTGCTGCTCTTTACCTTCCCTGCCATCACATATACTGCCCTCACATTTGGTAGTCTCCTGGCCTGGTTTGCCATTCTGACCTCTGTGCAAGCAACTTACATGTTTGATGCTCCGTACAACTTCTCGGCTGCCGGCGTCGGTCTGATGAATCTCGCGCCCTTTATAGGTAGCATTCCTGGTATTTTCCTCGGTGGATGGATGAACGACAAGTCTATTTTGTGGTTGGCGCGCCGGAACGATGGCATCTACGAGCCAGAAATGCGTCTTTGGCTTGCGCTGCCAATGTCACTCGTAACTCCCGCCGGTATCCTTATGTGCGGCGTTGGATTGGCCTAT GGCCTGCCCTGGCCACTTGTTGCCGTCGGCTACGGCATTTTTGGTTTCGGGCTCGTTGTCGCAGGCGACATTGCGCTTTCCTACGCCATGGACTGCTACCATGAT ATTATTGGAAATGCCCTTGTTGGCGTCATCTTCACACGAAATGCGTTTTCTGTGGTTGTGCTGTTCGCCCTGACTCCATGGATCACCGGCATGGGGCTACGTAATGTGCATATTCTTGTATCTGTTCTTTGTTTCACAATTCTGCTTATACCTCTTGTATTGCTCCGTTGGGGCAAGAAATTCAGGGCTGCGTCTGCCAAAGCCTACAAGAATTACGCTAGCAGGCAGCCGACAACTCGCGACGTCTGA
- a CDS encoding fungal hydrophobin domain-containing protein, whose amino-acid sequence MKFTTAVLALAATAVAVPTGDHGGNNPPSQCNNNGNYVCCNGLLGGLLCIVDVLGNSCSGGSYCCKSAPQGGLINIGLDCLKIL is encoded by the exons atgaagttcaCCACTGCCGTCCTCGCTCTCGCTGCCACCGCCGTTGCCGTTCCCACCGGTGACCACGGCGGCAACAACCCTCCTAGCCAGTGCAACAACAATGGAAACTACGTCTGCTGCAACGGCCTCCTCGGTGGTCTTCTCTGCATCGTCGACGTTCTTGGCAATAGCTGCAGCGGCGGTTCCTACTGCTGCAAGTCTGCTCCTCAG GGCGGTCTTATCAACATTGGTCTCGACTGCCTCAAGATTCTCTAA
- a CDS encoding siderophore iron transporter (similar to Metarhizium acridum CQMa 102 XP_007810896.1), which produces MEKIALAASEAASPSSQNADPAMNPTATVGVQSQGVTRMEAMYRSTKGDRRLLWLAGISVSVCAWVYSLDFATSHNYSVDVSSYYRQHSTVLATLGIVTNIISAVSKPFIAKFSDITSRPYTYIFGLVFYVMGYVIVSTSSSISAYVVGEAFVSLGSSGIDLVNDIIVADLTPLEWRGFLGGLLSTPFVINTWFAGKIVQAILSKGQWRWGYGMFAIIMPVAITPAIATLIYLDRKAKKSGTVSLASGGEAQHAEKQVSDQIGHDGVPTINSMTVTSSRGSWLQKFKRGMIEIDSFGLLLLGFGWALLLLPFSLKTYAQHGWKNQSLIAMFVVGGVLWIAYVVYEIKWAPMPSAPRRLYPETCVAFTGHLTFTL; this is translated from the exons ATGGAGAAAATCGCTCTGGCTGCGAGCGAGGCAGCTTCGCCAAGCTCGCAAAATGCTGATCCAGCGATGAATCCCACCGCCACGGTCGGGGTGCAATCACAAGGAGTAACCAGGATGGAGGCTATGTATCGCTCAACGAAAGGGGACAGGAGGCTGTTATGGCTTGCAGGCATCTCAGTTTCGGTCTGTGCCTGGGTGTATTCATTGGACTTTGCGACATCGCACAACTATTCTGTTGATGTCTCATCTTATTACCGTCAACATAGCACAGTCCTCGCCACCTTGGGCATTGTCACAAACATCATAAGCGCGGTGAGCAAGCCCTTCATCGCGAAATTTTCGGACATCACAAGCAGGCCATACACGTACATATTTGGGCTCGTGTTCTACGTTATGGGCTATGTTATCGTATCgacctcatcatccatctcggcATATGTCGTTGGGGAAGCCTTCGTGTCACTTGGCAGCTCTGGAATAGATCTTGTGAACGATATCATCGTTGCCGACCTGACGCCCCTGGAATGGAGGGGATTCTTGGGAGGATTGCTATCAACGCCGTTTGTAATCAACACCTGGTTTGCTGGAAAGATTGTACAGGCAATATTGTCCAAGGGTCAGTGGAGATG GGGTTACGGGATGTTTGCTATCATCATGCCAGTCGCCATCACCCCAGCGATTGCCACCCTCATCTATCTCGACCGAAAAGCGAAAAAGTCTGGCACGGTCAGCCTTGCCTCAGGTGGCGAGGCTCAGCATGCGGAGAAGCAAGTCTCGGATCAGATTGGCCACGACGGCGTACCAACTATCAACTCAATGACAGTTACCTCATCCCGAGGTAGCTGGTTACAAAAGTTTAAGCGTGGGATGATAGAAATTGACTCATTTGGACTGCTGCTACTCGGATTTGGTTGGgcacttcttcttcttccattctccCTAAAGACTTACGCACAGCATGGATGGAAAAACCAATCACTTATCGCAAtgtttgtggttggtggtgtATTATGGATTGCCTATGTGGTGTATGAAATCAAATGGGCCCCGATGCCTAGTGCACCAAGAAGATTG TATCCGGAAACATGCGTGGCCTTTACTGGTCATCTTACGTTTACGTTGTGA
- a CDS encoding nucleoside-diphosphate-sugar epimerase (similar to Metarhizium acridum CQMa 102 XP_007810897.1) produces MSEILVITCPGGKQCSRLIPLIYSKGKFQLRLAAHSSKSAEKLKCLYPDADVVTVDLQSLSDCTKLLEGATAINAVLPSLHSHEKVMGFNLIDAAVIESKRQGNVFKHFLFSSVLSTQHRTLLHHDLKSYVEEHLFLSPITCWTILKPVNFMDTFPLAKLVAQEKPVLDKWWSPNYASSLVSLADLAEVSVKVLNEREAHYLAEYPLCSTKPIAETDVVKLVENRIGKQIEVRVPSLEAGSDKLMEFLYGAGTRQLGSQGDPRGDLVRDTVERLILYYNRRGLQGSPNVMRWLLEREPTSVEEWIDNVLANAA; encoded by the exons ATGTCCGAGATTCTTGTCATAACCTGCCCTGGGGGCAAACAATGCTCTCGCCTTATCCCCTTGATCTATAGCAAAGGGAAGTTTCAGCTTCGCTTGGCAGCACACTCGTCAAAATCGGCTGAAAAGCTGAAGTGCCTCTACCCCGACGCTGACGTCGTAACAGTAGATTTGCAGTCGCTTTCCGATTGCACAAAACTACTTGAAGGCGCCACAGCTATTAATGCTGTACTTCCAAGCCTTCATTCTCACGAAAAGGTCATGGGCTTTAATCtgattgatgctgctgtcatAGAATCAAAACGGCAAGGCAATGTGTTCAAAcattttctcttctccagTGTGCTTTCTACACAGCACAGGACTCTACTACATCATGACCTCAAGAGTTACGTCGAGGAACACCTCTTTTTGAGTCCAATCACTTGCTGGACAATCCTGAAACCTGTGAAT TTTATGGATACCTTCCCTCTGGCAAAGCTTGTTGCTCAGGAGAAGCCGGTTCTTGATAAATGGTGGTCACCAAACTATGCCAGTAGCCTAGTCTCCCTGGCAGATCTCGCGGAAGTGTCAGTCAAGGTTCTGAACGAGAGAGAAGCTCACTATCTTGCCGAGTATCCTCTGTGCTCGACGAAGCCTATCGCTGAGACAGACGTGGTCAAATTGGTTGAAAATCGTATTGGAAAACAAATCGAAGTCAGGGTTCCATCCCTAGAGGCTGGTTCGGACAAGCTGATGGAGTTCTTGTACGGAGCCGGGACCAGGCAACTGGGAAGCCAAGGCGATCCTCGTGGAGACTTGGTTCGAGACACAGTTGAGCGCTTAATTTTATATTACAACCGTCGCGGGTTGCAGGGCAGCCCTAATGTGATGAGGTGGCTTTTGGAGAGGGAGCCTACGTCGGTTGAGGAATGGATTGACAATGTTTTGGCGAACGCCGCGTGA
- a CDS encoding FAD dependent oxidoreductase (similar to Cordyceps militaris CM01 XP_006669508.1) produces the protein MAVQIDPSIMAELRAQTLQDPQLPRDNPTVSFWQMPPHPSLSEVQSETLPAATDYAIIGSGVTGCSVAKNLLDNSPSDASSITVFEARTLTSGATGRNGGLLTSFAVCDFKLLSDHFGLEQATKIARYANRTLEKMHQLANSSPELKEASDVRRLQDVICCQDEASWQEAKESWALYEKHVPEDAGKAQFLTPEEADEKYNVRAKAGVLLFPNGAFWPYRLITRVWGQLLAQHKSRLSVETKTPVTEITYDKDADSQYPYIVHTPRGNVRAKKVIHATNGFTGHLLPELRGKIYPLRGTMSTQKSTPEFGNRGHEVSWSVTGGGGYDPTTQIMDVGLLYSNQNPRTGDIFIGGEKAKINEILVSDDTQIGAPCVENLSSVLPRVFTKGWKDDDKPEVKQIWSGIMGFTADRLPIIGSLPQKYTKRGEEGGEWIAAGFNGYGMPLCWSSGEAVAKMLLGIDVTDFLPEAFVASCERLDDTKRMSPSAALELFFSGNP, from the exons ATGGCAGTCCAGATAGATCccagcatcatggccgaGCTGCGTGCTCAGACACTTCAAGATCCCCAGCTTCCGAGAGACAACCCTACCGTGTCGTTTTGGCAAATGCCACCCCACCCATCCCTGTCTGAGGTGCAGTCTGAGACTTTGCCGGCCGCCACCGACTACGCCATCATTGGCTCGGGTGTGACTGGCTGCAGTGTAGCCAAGAACTTGCTTGACAATTCGCCATCTGATGCATCTTCCATTACTGTCTTTGAGGCACGCACTCTCACAAGTGGTGCGACTGGGAGAAATGGAGGACTTCTCACCTCATTTGCTGTTTGCGACTTCAAGCTGCTGAGCGACCATTTTGGTCTTGAGCAAGCCACAAAGATTGCACGATATGCCAATAGAACACTGGAAAAGATGCATCAGCTGGCGAATTCTTCCCCCGAATTGAAAGAAGCCAGTGATGTGAGGAGGCTTCAGGACGTCATTTGCTGCCAAGACGAAGCCTCCTGGCAGGAGGCCAAGGAATCATGGGCGCTCTACGAGAAGCATGTACCAGAGGATGCAGGCAAGGCTCAGTTCCTCACGCCAGAAGAAGCCGATGAG AAATATAATGTAAGAGCCAAGGCTGGAGTATTGTTGTTCCCCAATGGAGCGTTTTGGCCCTATCGACTTATTACTCGGGTCTGGGGCCAGCTCCTCGCCCAGCACAAGTCTCGTCTCTCGGTGGAAACGAAGACACCTGTCACCGAAATCACCTACGATAAGGATGCAGACTCCCAATACCCATACATTGTGCACACTCCGAGGGGCAATGTTCGCGCTAAGAAAGTTATCCATGCAACCAACGGATTCACAGGCCATCTGCTGCCCGAGCTACGAGGCAAAATCTATCCCTTGCGGGGGACAATGTCAACTCAAAAGTCTACCCCAGAGTTTGGAAACCGTGGACACGAGGTATCTTGGAGTGTGACGGGTGGAGGAGGCTACGATCCCACAACTCAAATCATGGATGTAGGGCTCCTGTATTCAAACCAGAACCCGCGAACGGGAGACATCTTCATCGGTGgcgaaaaggcaaagatcAATGAGATACTTGTCAGTGATGACACGCAAATCGGGGCACCGTGTGTGGAAAATCTGTCATCCGTTTTGCCTCGAGTCTTTACAAAGGGTTggaaagacgacgacaagccCGAGGTCAAGCAAATTTGGTCTGGAATCATGGGCTTCACGGCGGATCGTCTTCCCATTATTGGGTCTTTGCCACAAAAGTACACCAAGAGGGGCGAAGAGGGTGGTGAGTGGATTGCTGCCGGGTTTAATGGCTATGGCATGCCGCTTTGCTGGTCGAGTGGTGAGGCtgtggccaagatgttgcTTGGTATTGATGTGACCGACTTTTTGCCCGAGGCGTTTGTTGCGTCTTGTGAGCGGTTGGACGATACTAAGCGGATGAGTCCTTCTGCTGCGCTGGAGTTATTCTTCAGCGGGAACCCGTAG